One window of the Granulicella arctica genome contains the following:
- a CDS encoding DsbA family protein has product MKFFSGVLLLVFASLPAVSQFSLPPNAVDSFRDTSMLKPPAGAKVAIVEFEDLECPLCAYDFSIVRAAVEQRRVALVRHDFPLTEIHPWSLTAAVTARYLQDSAASGMAETYRRDVFANQRNIASKDDLSTFTQRWFQTHGQKMPFVMDASGVCTKEVLADRALGERLHVPHTPCIFVVTAKSWTEVNDIKLLNRAVDLAVAETSGPVKAHR; this is encoded by the coding sequence ATGAAGTTCTTTTCAGGTGTTCTCCTGCTTGTTTTCGCAAGTCTTCCTGCTGTGAGCCAGTTCTCTCTTCCACCCAACGCGGTGGATAGCTTCCGCGACACCTCAATGCTCAAGCCGCCAGCCGGAGCGAAGGTTGCGATCGTCGAGTTCGAAGACCTGGAGTGTCCCCTCTGCGCTTACGATTTCTCGATTGTCCGGGCAGCGGTTGAGCAGCGTAGGGTGGCCTTGGTGCGGCACGACTTTCCGCTCACAGAGATCCACCCGTGGAGCCTGACCGCCGCAGTTACAGCGCGATATTTGCAGGATAGTGCAGCTTCGGGGATGGCCGAAACGTATCGGCGAGACGTCTTCGCAAATCAGCGCAATATCGCCAGCAAGGACGATCTCAGCACCTTTACGCAGCGATGGTTTCAGACCCATGGGCAGAAGATGCCGTTTGTGATGGATGCCAGCGGCGTCTGCACGAAGGAGGTGCTGGCAGATCGCGCTTTGGGTGAGCGGCTGCATGTTCCGCACACACCGTGCATCTTCGTTGTAACGGCGAAAAGCTGGACCGAGGTGAACGACATCAAGCTGCTGAACCGGGCGGTTGACTTGGCAGTCGCGGAGACAAGTGGGCCCGTGAAGGCCCACCGCTAG
- a CDS encoding porin produces the protein MERATPKLLIFSLTLALAAAALPAQQLASLEESVSVSALHPFDPDSPALPQSVQEDQNFFHRLASAYREDWHPTQPAGPDPVRRGYAGPLDSTPFPGTDYSVGGTPVIGAPDTQTYTLMQAINQNKSRIKVYGWLNGGFNVSTSNKGDGANSPASYYYNPNRVTADQQVLYVERLPNTVQTDHVDWGFRFAQLYGQDYRYTTSKGIFSQQLLARNHENGYDPIMYYFDLYLPHVAKGMNIRVGRYVSLPDIEAQLAPNNYTYSHSLLYTVDPYTQTGIVASIKFSDHWLLQLGLSDGNDVALWTKDATPTGTACVDYTWNKGGDASYTCINSLNKGNYAYNNVQSFYETWYHKFNATWHTDTEAWYMYERNVPSIAPGVVNPIPTETGANGAFCAYDKQRCFAPEVAITNYVEKEINKKNYISIRNEFVDDIKGQRTGYATKYSEHLLSYGHWIGSTILFRPEIRLEHSYNLAAYDLGTKKTQFVVAGDITYHF, from the coding sequence ATGGAACGCGCAACACCAAAACTCTTGATTTTCAGCCTCACTCTAGCACTCGCCGCTGCAGCACTTCCTGCGCAGCAACTAGCCAGCCTTGAAGAATCCGTGAGCGTCAGCGCTCTACACCCCTTCGATCCCGACAGCCCCGCGCTCCCGCAGTCCGTGCAAGAGGACCAGAACTTCTTCCATCGTCTGGCATCAGCGTACAGGGAAGACTGGCACCCCACGCAGCCGGCTGGCCCTGATCCTGTCCGTCGCGGCTATGCGGGACCGCTCGACTCTACACCCTTTCCCGGCACTGACTACAGTGTCGGCGGAACGCCCGTAATCGGTGCGCCCGATACCCAGACCTACACCCTTATGCAGGCGATCAACCAGAATAAGAGCCGCATCAAGGTCTATGGATGGCTGAATGGTGGCTTCAACGTGAGCACCTCGAATAAAGGCGATGGGGCTAACTCTCCGGCTTCCTATTACTACAACCCAAATCGCGTCACCGCGGATCAGCAGGTCCTCTACGTCGAACGACTTCCCAACACCGTTCAGACCGATCATGTCGACTGGGGCTTCCGCTTCGCCCAACTCTATGGCCAGGACTATCGCTACACCACCTCGAAGGGCATCTTTTCACAGCAACTCCTCGCTCGCAATCACGAGAATGGCTACGACCCCATCATGTACTACTTCGACCTGTATCTACCGCACGTTGCCAAGGGGATGAATATTCGCGTAGGCCGTTATGTTTCACTGCCCGACATTGAAGCCCAACTAGCCCCGAATAACTACACCTACTCGCACTCCCTCCTCTATACCGTCGATCCTTACACCCAGACCGGCATCGTCGCCAGTATCAAGTTTTCGGATCATTGGCTCCTTCAACTCGGACTCTCGGATGGCAACGACGTCGCGCTCTGGACTAAGGATGCGACTCCAACCGGGACAGCTTGCGTCGACTACACCTGGAATAAGGGTGGCGACGCGTCGTACACCTGTATCAACTCCCTCAATAAAGGCAACTACGCCTATAACAACGTCCAGTCCTTCTACGAAACCTGGTACCACAAGTTCAATGCCACCTGGCACACCGATACGGAGGCCTGGTACATGTATGAACGCAATGTCCCCAGCATCGCACCGGGTGTAGTTAACCCGATCCCTACCGAGACGGGTGCTAACGGAGCTTTTTGTGCCTATGACAAACAGCGCTGCTTCGCTCCCGAAGTAGCTATCACGAATTATGTCGAAAAAGAGATCAACAAGAAGAACTACATCTCCATACGCAATGAGTTTGTCGACGATATCAAGGGCCAGCGCACCGGCTACGCTACAAAGTATTCAGAGCACCTGCTCAGCTATGGGCACTGGATAGGCTCGACCATCCTGTTCCGCCCGGAGATCCGTCTGGAACACTCCTACAACCTTGCAGCCTACGATCTTGGCACCAAGAAAACCCAGTTCGTCGTAGCCGGTGATATTACTTATCACTTCTAA
- a CDS encoding DUF429 domain-containing protein: MSSGSVDVESQVERVVAVDWSGRVDLAGQRRHIWAGVWTRAGNKTTLEAGRTREELIAWLIEMSKETPRMVVGIDCCFSYPAWFLKEHECRTVFDFWKHVAAGHGERWLAREAGEIARDERFWGAPHKRPAEFSGAGLERSMRMTDVENKITPKMLNEDPERAAKVKGITPKSPFQIGGSGSVGTGSLRAIPLLLHLREAGFRVWPFEDSALGTKEPKPLLVEMYTRLLTGAVAKSNPLARKAYMDARRKAEPEYARLSRGVVAKALGSEDAFDALVCAMEMVRDRGEFMHLQRTKDATLRLEGITWRPGI, from the coding sequence ATGAGTTCAGGAAGCGTTGATGTGGAATCACAGGTGGAACGAGTGGTCGCGGTGGACTGGTCAGGCCGGGTTGACCTAGCAGGGCAGCGGCGACATATCTGGGCAGGAGTCTGGACGCGTGCTGGAAACAAGACAACGCTAGAAGCGGGACGGACGCGGGAGGAGTTGATTGCCTGGCTGATCGAGATGTCGAAGGAGACGCCTCGAATGGTGGTGGGGATCGATTGCTGCTTCAGCTATCCGGCCTGGTTTCTAAAGGAGCATGAGTGTCGGACGGTATTCGACTTCTGGAAGCATGTGGCGGCGGGACATGGAGAGCGCTGGCTGGCGCGAGAGGCCGGAGAGATTGCGCGGGACGAGCGCTTCTGGGGAGCACCGCACAAACGGCCGGCGGAGTTCAGCGGGGCTGGACTTGAGCGGTCCATGCGGATGACGGATGTCGAGAACAAGATCACGCCGAAGATGCTCAATGAAGATCCGGAGCGAGCGGCGAAGGTAAAGGGGATCACGCCAAAGTCGCCGTTCCAAATCGGCGGCTCTGGCAGCGTAGGGACGGGATCGCTACGGGCCATCCCACTCCTGCTGCACTTGCGGGAGGCAGGCTTTCGCGTCTGGCCGTTTGAAGACTCTGCGCTCGGCACTAAGGAGCCGAAGCCGTTGCTGGTGGAGATGTACACGCGATTGCTGACGGGAGCGGTGGCGAAGAGTAATCCTCTAGCACGTAAGGCTTACATGGACGCTCGTCGGAAGGCTGAACCAGAGTACGCGCGGCTCTCGCGAGGCGTAGTGGCGAAGGCGCTGGGAAGTGAGGACGCGTTCGATGCGCTGGTATGCGCCATGGAGATGGTGCGAGACCGCGGGGAGTTTATGCATCTGCAGCGAACCAAGGATGCGACGCTCAGGCTGGAGGGGATTACGTGGCGACCGGGGATCTGA
- a CDS encoding regulatory protein RecX → MAFARPKKREPVGEAGLFDYAVGVLARRMRTVRDLRRLMKLRAEEGAVGEAAMDAVVARLKELNYLSDTRFAADYTRLRKDNEKFGRRRVQQDLAMKGVEKELVASTLATAYEDVDETALAREYIARKRMKQPSGADAKKETVRTMNRLMRAGFSSNAIFKVLRAWGAPVEEIEVEESFED, encoded by the coding sequence ATGGCATTTGCGAGACCGAAGAAGCGAGAGCCGGTGGGTGAGGCTGGGCTGTTCGATTATGCGGTGGGAGTGTTGGCCCGGAGGATGCGGACAGTGCGCGATCTGCGGCGACTGATGAAGCTGCGAGCCGAGGAGGGTGCGGTCGGCGAGGCAGCCATGGATGCCGTTGTGGCGCGACTGAAGGAGTTGAACTACCTCTCGGACACGCGCTTTGCTGCGGACTACACGCGGCTGCGAAAGGACAATGAGAAGTTTGGCAGGCGGAGAGTCCAGCAGGATCTTGCCATGAAAGGTGTGGAGAAGGAGTTAGTGGCGTCTACGCTTGCGACTGCCTATGAAGATGTAGACGAGACGGCCCTGGCGCGAGAGTACATTGCACGCAAGCGGATGAAGCAGCCGAGTGGGGCGGATGCCAAAAAGGAGACGGTGCGCACGATGAATCGACTGATGCGGGCGGGCTTCTCTTCAAATGCGATCTTCAAAGTGCTGCGAGCGTGGGGCGCTCCTGTCGAGGAGATCGAGGTTGAGGAGTCGTTCGAGGACTAA
- a CDS encoding histidine kinase dimerization/phospho-acceptor domain-containing protein, which yields MMAVWALARRRRARWLQLQWTRDRLRELEAYCGLEVSLSLASERDKLAIQAKRVCRMVVEKSVFPKVALLTRNVDGRLLYAGSCGMDDLTLEALGALGDRLIGDENTGKATVAKLSYSVTLGEWVDFDDVSGHGRHLTTIVPLRMQQGRLVGALAVCSDAKTELRMGEMEQVDGIPRALMPLEMLAAKLARTLERGMLMERLMQAERLAGVSGIVADVAHKLLNPLTTVLGFAELIAETSIEARARQDAAIIVAEATRMQETLRGLQDFWKPRKGSDLQTSQAVRAGA from the coding sequence ATGATGGCTGTATGGGCGCTGGCGAGGAGACGCCGTGCGCGGTGGCTGCAACTCCAGTGGACTCGGGATCGATTGCGAGAGCTGGAGGCGTATTGCGGGCTGGAGGTCAGTCTCTCACTCGCGAGCGAACGCGACAAGCTGGCAATCCAGGCTAAGCGCGTCTGCCGCATGGTTGTAGAAAAGAGCGTGTTTCCAAAGGTCGCGCTGCTGACCCGCAACGTTGACGGACGCCTCCTCTATGCAGGAAGCTGCGGGATGGATGACCTGACGCTAGAGGCATTAGGCGCCCTGGGGGACAGGCTGATCGGAGATGAAAACACTGGAAAAGCGACGGTGGCAAAGCTGAGCTACTCCGTGACGCTTGGGGAGTGGGTGGACTTCGATGACGTCTCCGGCCATGGTCGCCACCTCACGACGATCGTCCCACTCCGGATGCAACAGGGACGGCTGGTGGGGGCGCTGGCCGTGTGCAGCGATGCGAAGACGGAGCTGCGCATGGGGGAGATGGAGCAGGTGGACGGGATACCTCGCGCGCTGATGCCGCTTGAGATGCTTGCGGCCAAGCTGGCAAGGACCCTGGAACGTGGCATGTTGATGGAGCGATTGATGCAGGCAGAGCGGCTGGCGGGAGTTAGCGGAATCGTCGCTGACGTGGCTCATAAGCTGCTGAATCCACTGACGACTGTGCTGGGTTTTGCAGAATTAATCGCTGAGACATCGATCGAAGCGCGAGCGCGGCAGGATGCGGCGATCATCGTCGCTGAAGCGACAAGGATGCAAGAGACGCTGCGAGGTCTGCAGGACTTCTGGAAGCCGCGTAAAGGAAGCGATCTGCAAACATCCCAGGCCGTTCGTGCTGGCGCATAG
- a CDS encoding outer membrane lipoprotein-sorting protein, translated as MNSLILKYAGLAVLPLVPLSAYAAHRSSGVSYRYAASSSAVLAAAQDASGFGTLDPTPPTGVTPQQIVEKFAARETVFNQARQNYTFRQSVKVDTLAEDTNKIDGEYQQVTDITFGRDGRREEHVVFAPQNTLERVLMTPADFEEIEHRLPFVLTTEDLPKYDITYLGRQKVDELDTYVFNAGPKVLEKGKRYFQGKVWVDQQDLQIVLINGITVPQDKRKGHEDLSPPFTTYYEQVDGKYWFPTYTKAEGNLHFAAQSGAMSQDVHMRNIVKYSDYKQFRASSRIIYNGEDITNKGDQQKPDQTKPAQPAPATPPR; from the coding sequence ATGAATTCGCTCATCCTCAAATATGCCGGTCTCGCGGTACTGCCTCTCGTTCCGCTATCGGCCTATGCCGCGCACCGAAGCTCCGGTGTCTCATATAGATACGCAGCGTCATCGTCGGCGGTATTGGCCGCGGCGCAGGATGCCTCAGGCTTCGGCACGCTCGACCCCACACCGCCGACCGGCGTAACTCCTCAGCAGATCGTCGAGAAGTTCGCTGCCCGTGAGACGGTCTTCAACCAGGCGCGGCAGAACTATACCTTTCGTCAGAGCGTCAAGGTTGACACCCTCGCCGAGGACACAAACAAGATCGATGGCGAGTACCAGCAAGTCACGGACATCACCTTTGGGCGTGACGGCCGTCGCGAGGAGCACGTTGTCTTCGCCCCCCAGAATACCCTCGAGCGCGTTCTCATGACACCTGCCGATTTTGAGGAAATCGAACACCGCCTGCCCTTCGTCCTCACCACGGAAGACCTTCCCAAATACGACATCACTTATCTAGGCCGCCAGAAGGTCGATGAACTCGACACCTATGTTTTCAATGCCGGCCCGAAGGTCTTGGAGAAAGGGAAGCGTTACTTCCAGGGCAAGGTCTGGGTCGACCAGCAGGATCTTCAGATCGTCCTGATTAACGGAATTACCGTACCGCAGGACAAGCGCAAGGGCCACGAAGATCTGTCGCCGCCCTTCACCACCTACTACGAGCAGGTCGACGGAAAATACTGGTTTCCAACCTACACAAAAGCTGAGGGGAACCTGCATTTCGCAGCCCAGTCGGGTGCCATGAGCCAGGACGTCCACATGCGCAACATCGTCAAATACTCGGACTATAAGCAGTTCCGTGCCAGCAGCAGAATCATCTACAACGGCGAAGACATTACCAATAAGGGTGATCAGCAGAAACCGGATCAAACAAAACCAGCTCAGCCTGCGCCAGCCACGCCACCAAGATAG